The Prionailurus bengalensis isolate Pbe53 chromosome A3, Fcat_Pben_1.1_paternal_pri, whole genome shotgun sequence genome includes a window with the following:
- the SLCO4A1 gene encoding LOW QUALITY PROTEIN: solute carrier organic anion transporter family member 4A1 (The sequence of the model RefSeq protein was modified relative to this genomic sequence to represent the inferred CDS: deleted 1 base in 1 codon), with amino-acid sequence MNGAGGGCERPPERGARRGGRTSGRTNRPPEYRSAASVAAPGTPPPAEMPQHSMGDKPPTSLPQLILPSLPSAADGGSGHSPPSRRASLGSPPSHDALGSCSQPLCQPPAGKRDPRAAPETRRVAAGPQSTVCGWRAFAPECLRAFNTPRAFLLFLCAAAFLQGMTVNGFINTVITSIERRYDLRSYQSGLIASSYDVAACLCLTFVSYFGGTGHKPLWLGRGVLVMGAGSLVFALPHFAAGAYEAEGAEGLGACRANRSLACGDRASGLSAYRLVFMLGQFLHGAGATPLYTLGVTYLDENVKSSHSPVYIAIFYTAAILGPAAGYLIGGTLLNIYTEVGRQTELTTESPLWVGAWWVGFLGAGAAAFLIAIPILGYPRQLPGSRHYVVMRASETCRLKDRGHEAASNPDFGKTIRDLPLSIWLLLKNPTFILLCLAGATEATLITGMSTFGPKFLESQFSLSASEAATLFGYLVVPAGGGGTFLGGFFVNKFKLRGAGIIKLCLFCALTSLLAIFVFFMHCPNVPVAGVTASYHGGLLPQGRLELTAACNAACGCRPELYSPVCGSDGLTYFSPCYAGCPEAAEPGPGGQKVYRDCSCVPQNFSSGFGHATAGKCTSTCQRKPLLLVFIFVVIIFTFLSSIPALTATLRCVCDRQRSFALGIQWIVVRTLGGIPGPIAFGWVIDKACLLWQDQCGQQGSCFVYQNSAMSRYMLIVGLVYKVLGLLFFAAACLLYKHPLEAPNGLEASLPSQSSASDTPMDLQDAPSALQLQSDV; translated from the exons ATGAATGGAGCGGGAGGCGGCTGCGAGCGGCCGCCAGAGCGCGGAGCGCGGCGCGGCGGCCGGACCTCGGGACG GACGAACCGGCCCCCGGAATACCGTTCGGCGGCTTCCGTGGCCGCCCCCGGGACCCCGCCCCCGGCGGAGATGCCTCAGCACTCGATGGGGGACAAGCCCCCGACGTCGTTGCCACAGCTGATCCTCCCGAGCCTGCCCTCGGCTGCGGACGGCGGGAGCGGCCACAGCCCCCCCAGCAGGCGGGCGTCCCTCGGCTCGCCCCCCAGCCACGACGCCCTGGGCTCCTGCAGCCAGCCGCTGTGCCAGCCGCCGGCCGGGAAGCGTGACCCCCGGGCAGCCCCCGAGACGCGCCGCGTGGCTGCGGGGCCGCAGAGCACAGTGTGTGGCTGGCGGGCCTTCGCGCCCGAGTGCCTGCGGGCCTTCAACACGCCCAGGGCCTTCCTGCTCTTCCTGTGTGCGGCCGCCTTCCTGCAGGGCATGACGGTGAACGGCTTCATCAACACGGTCATCACCTCCATCGAGCGCCGCTACGACCTGCGCAGCTACCAGAGCGGCCTCATCGCCAGCTCCTACGACGTGGCCGCCTGCCTGTGCCTCACCTTCGTCAGCTACTTCGGGGGCACCGGCCACAAGCCGCTCTGGCTGGGCCGGGGCGTGCTGGTCATGGGCGCCGGCTCGCTGGTGTTCGCGCTGCCCCACTTCGCCGCGGGCGCCTACGAGGCGGAGGGCGCCGAGGGCCTGGGCGCGTGCCGGGCCAACCGCAGCCTGGCCTGCGGGGACCGCGCCTCCGGCCTGTCCGCCTACCGCCTGGTCTTCATGCTGGGCCAGTTCCTGCACGGTGCGGGCGCCACGCCGCTCTACACGCTGGGCGTCACCTACCTGGACGAGAACGTCAAGTCCAGCCACTCGCCCGTCTACATCG ccaTCTTCTACACGGCGGCCATCCTCGGCCCCGCCGCTGGCTACCTGATCGGAGGCACCCTGCTCAACATTTACACAGAAGTAGGCCGACA GACGGAGCTGACCACCGAGAGCCCCCTGTGGGTCGGCGCCTGGTGGGTGGGCTTCCTGGGCGCGGGAGCCGCCGCCTTCCTCATCGCCATCCCCATCCTCGGCTACCCCCGGCAGCTGCCAG GCTCCCGACACTACGTGGTCATGAGAGCGTCGGAGACATGCCGGCTGAAGGACAGAGGCCACGAGGCGGCCAGCAACCCCGACTTCGGGAAAACCATCAGAGACCTGCCTCT CTCCATCTGGCTCCTACTGAAAAACCCCACGTTCATCTTGCTGTGCCTGGCGGGAGCCACCGAGGCCACACTCATCACAGGCATGTCCACGTTTGGCCCCAAGTTCCTGGAGTCCCAGTTCAGCCTGAGCGCCTCGGAAGCTGCCACCTTGTTCG GGTACCTGGTGGTGCCGGCCGGGGGTGGCGGCACCTTCCTGGGTGGCTTCTTCGTGAACAAGTTCAAGCTCCGTGGTGCGGGCATCATCAAGCTGTGCCTTTTCTGTGCCCTGACCAGCCTGCTGGCCATCTTCGTGTTCTTCATGCACTGTCCCAACGTGCCCGTGGCGGGTGTGACCGCCAGCTACCACGGCGG cctcctgccccagggccgcCTGGAGCTGACCGCCGCCTGCAACGCGGCCTGCGGCTGCCGGCCCGAGCTCTACAGCCCCGTGTGCGGCTCCGACGGCCTCACGTACTTCTCGCCCTGCTACGCGGGCTGCCCGGAGGCGGCCGAACCCGGC CCCGGCGGCCAGAAG GTGTACCGAGACTGTAGCTGTGTCCCTCAGAATTTTTCCTCTGGTTTTGGCCATGCCACTGCAGGGAAATGCACCTCAACTTGTCAAAGAAAGCCCCTCCTTCTGGTTTTCATATTCGTTGTAATCATATTTACATTCCTCAGCAGCATTCCTGCGCTCACGGCAACGTTACG GTGTGTCTGTGACCGGCAGAGATCGTTTGCGCTGGGAATCCAGTGGATTGTGGTTAGAACTCTAG GGGGCATCCCGGGGCCCATCGCCTTCGGCTGGGTGATCGACAAGGCGTGCCTGCTCTGGCAGGACCAGTGTGGCCAGCAGGGCTCCTGCTTCGTGTACCAGAACTCGGCCATGAGCCGCTACATGCTCATCGTGGGGCTGGTGTACAAG gtgCTGGGCTTGTTGTTCTTTGCCGCCGCCTGCCTCCTGTACAAGCATCCGCTGGAGGCTCCCAATGGCCTAGAAGCTTCTCTGCCCAGCCAGTCCTCGGCCTCCGACACCCCCATGGACCTCCAGGACGCCCCCTCGGCCCTCCAGCTCCAGAGTGACGTCTGA